The following proteins are co-located in the Candidatus Nanosynbacter sp. HMT-352 genome:
- a CDS encoding MmcQ/YjbR family DNA-binding protein, with translation MTHKQFEEFILSLPGVWLDYPFGEDIAVYKFGRDNDGTGKMVALVAEGLKPLRVSLKCDPLLAQNLREKYETVLPGYHLNKKHWNTIICSGQLTDEEVFDLARLSYRLVSEA, from the coding sequence ATGACGCATAAACAATTTGAAGAATTTATTTTAAGTTTGCCGGGCGTATGGCTGGATTATCCGTTTGGTGAGGATATTGCGGTGTATAAATTTGGTCGAGATAATGATGGCACAGGGAAAATGGTGGCGTTGGTGGCGGAAGGTTTAAAACCTCTCAGAGTAAGCCTAAAATGCGATCCGTTGTTGGCGCAGAATTTACGAGAAAAGTACGAAACTGTTTTGCCAGGTTATCACTTGAATAAGAAGCATTGGAATACAATTATTTGTTCAGGTCAATTGACTGACGAAGAGGTCTTTGATTTGGCGAGGTTGAGCTATCGATTAGTCTCGGAAGCTTAA
- the orn gene encoding oligoribonuclease yields the protein MKASFKPKKILWVDLEMTGLDPVRDEILEVAAIVTDWNFKEIATYEGIVLHDSEKLAKLLDRNAGFWNEHPEARRGLEEQNESGKPLAEIERELLAFCDEYFAGETKILLAGNSIHQDRRFIDQWWSTLSKRLHYRVLDVSAWKVVFEGKYGKKFAKPEDHRALEDIRGSIMELEYYLKKVKV from the coding sequence ATGAAAGCAAGTTTTAAGCCGAAAAAGATTTTGTGGGTGGATTTGGAGATGACTGGACTAGATCCAGTGCGTGATGAGATTTTGGAAGTAGCGGCAATTGTTACGGATTGGAATTTTAAGGAAATTGCGACGTATGAAGGAATTGTGCTCCACGATTCGGAAAAGCTGGCTAAGTTGTTGGACCGAAATGCTGGTTTTTGGAATGAGCATCCGGAAGCGCGACGCGGGCTAGAGGAGCAGAATGAATCGGGAAAACCTTTGGCGGAAATAGAACGCGAATTGTTGGCGTTTTGTGATGAGTATTTTGCGGGTGAAACGAAGATTTTGTTAGCAGGCAATTCAATTCACCAAGATCGTCGATTCATTGACCAATGGTGGTCAACGTTGTCAAAAAGACTACATTATCGAGTGTTGGATGTGAGCGCGTGGAAGGTGGTGTTTGAGGGTAAATACGGTAAGAAATTTGCCAAGCCAGAAGATCATCGAGCGCTGGAAGATATCCGCGGCAGTATTATGGAACTTGAATATTATTTGAAAAAGGTGAAAGTATGA
- the dnaG gene encoding DNA primase, which yields MNDAKEEVRARLNIEDVIGEYVQLKRAGRNLKGLSPFTDERTPSFMVSPEKQIWHDFSSGKGGDIFTFVMMVEGMDFRQSLEHLARKAGVDLTLFSNGDGRTAKRRARAREALKLAANFYQQNLVKNSLALDYVVKKRRLNRQTIGDFLIGYAPENGDTLTKALEKRGFSKQELADAGLSNRFGGDLFRGRMMVALSDGNGEVVGFTGRIIRDDPRAPKYLNTPQTLLFDKSRHIFGLHQAKEAIRKSDVAVIVEGNLDVISSHQAGIKNVVATSGTAMTTQHLKSLSRLAGRIRLAFDGDRAGVNATERAINLAQEVGVELEVVSLPDGVKDPDELVQKDSALWQAAIDQSQPAVDWVIARYAEMENLKSAEGKRRFSTIALRIVRGLKDPVEQEHYLLVISEKTGASITALKAKLSNEKVAEHQLKKAKIEKEKPTPVQDETEDMLAGLAASEKSVRRWLAAVSGEMLDDDNARQLIGYLRNNPDADLGEVPLDLQKIEQYVKIVQLKSESRYANWEQKSLDEEMARLVRQITIKHRENKKNQLLTQLREAEASGDEVLSQNLRQSLNNLIKEKK from the coding sequence ATGAATGATGCCAAAGAAGAAGTGCGGGCGCGACTAAACATCGAGGATGTGATTGGTGAGTATGTTCAGTTGAAGCGAGCAGGGCGCAATTTGAAGGGTTTAAGTCCGTTTACTGATGAGCGAACCCCAAGCTTTATGGTTAGTCCAGAAAAGCAGATTTGGCACGATTTTTCTTCTGGAAAAGGCGGCGATATTTTTACGTTTGTGATGATGGTGGAAGGAATGGATTTTCGTCAATCGCTGGAACATTTGGCTCGGAAGGCAGGCGTTGATCTGACTTTGTTTTCTAATGGCGACGGACGAACAGCCAAGCGTCGCGCCAGGGCTAGGGAGGCGCTGAAGCTGGCTGCTAATTTCTATCAGCAGAATTTGGTAAAAAATTCATTAGCTCTGGATTATGTGGTTAAAAAACGGCGATTAAATCGTCAAACAATTGGTGATTTTTTGATTGGCTATGCGCCAGAGAATGGCGACACATTGACGAAAGCGTTGGAAAAAAGAGGATTTTCTAAGCAGGAATTGGCGGACGCTGGCTTGTCGAATCGGTTTGGTGGCGATTTGTTTCGCGGGCGAATGATGGTGGCATTGAGTGATGGCAATGGCGAAGTTGTGGGATTTACGGGCAGAATTATTCGTGACGATCCGCGCGCGCCAAAATATTTGAACACGCCGCAAACGCTGTTATTTGATAAATCGCGACATATTTTTGGTTTGCATCAAGCCAAGGAAGCGATTCGAAAAAGCGATGTGGCGGTGATTGTTGAGGGCAATTTGGATGTGATTAGTAGTCATCAAGCGGGCATCAAAAACGTGGTTGCGACCTCTGGAACGGCGATGACGACGCAACATTTGAAGTCGCTTAGTCGATTGGCGGGGCGGATTCGCTTGGCGTTTGATGGCGATCGAGCGGGAGTTAACGCAACGGAGCGCGCTATCAATTTGGCGCAGGAAGTCGGCGTGGAATTGGAAGTGGTGAGCTTACCTGATGGCGTCAAAGATCCAGACGAATTGGTCCAAAAAGATTCAGCGCTTTGGCAAGCGGCGATTGACCAATCTCAGCCAGCGGTGGATTGGGTGATTGCTAGATACGCGGAAATGGAGAATTTGAAGTCGGCGGAAGGCAAGCGAAGATTTTCGACCATTGCGCTGAGAATTGTCCGAGGCTTGAAAGATCCAGTGGAACAAGAGCATTATTTGTTGGTGATTTCTGAAAAAACTGGCGCGTCAATCACCGCACTGAAGGCGAAATTGTCGAATGAAAAAGTCGCTGAACATCAATTGAAAAAGGCTAAAATTGAAAAAGAAAAACCGACTCCGGTTCAGGATGAAACTGAAGATATGCTGGCGGGGTTGGCGGCGAGTGAAAAATCTGTGCGGCGCTGGTTGGCGGCGGTTTCTGGCGAAATGTTGGATGATGACAACGCGCGGCAGTTAATTGGCTATTTGCGGAATAATCCAGACGCGGATTTGGGTGAAGTTCCCCTGGACTTGCAAAAAATTGAACAGTATGTGAAAATAGTACAGTTGAAAAGTGAAAGTCGTTACGCCAATTGGGAGCAAAAAAGCTTGGACGAAGAGATGGCTCGGCTAGTCAGACAGATAACAATCAAACATCGCGAAAACAAAAAGAATCAATTATTAACGCAGCTTAGGGAGGCCGAGGCGTCGGGTGATGAGGTTTTGTCTCAGAATTTGCGCCAGAGCTTAAATAATCTGATTAAGGAGAAAAAGTGA